The following nucleotide sequence is from Microbulbifer sp. A4B17.
ATGCGGGTAAGGGGGAGTGCTTTATTTTATATTTTGTTGGAGATGTCGACACTGCCCGAGCCGTGACTATAGCTCGGGCAACATATACTTTTAGACGTTTCTCTCTATAGCAAAGCTCGCCAATTGCTGCAGGGCGGTTTTCTGTTCGCTCTCGGGCATAAAGGCCAACTGCTTTTTGGCGTCTTCTACAGCGGCCCGGGCACGATCCATGGTGTAGTCCAGTGCACCGCAGGCTTCAATGGCCTCTACTATTTCACTGAGCTTCTCTGCACTGCGCTGTTCAATTGCAGTTCTCACCAGCAGTGCCTGGTCCTTGCTGCCGTTGGCCATGGTGTAGATCAAGGGCAGGGTCGGCTTGCCCTCCGCCAGGTCATCACCAACATTCTTACCCAGTTCTTCTGAATTGCCGCGATAGTCGAGAGCGTCATCAACCAACTGGAAGGCGAGCCCCAGGTGTCGGCCGTAGAGTTTCAGTGCAGTTTGCTCTTTACTTGAGCAGTTGGCTAATACGGCCGCGGTTTCACAGGCGGCTTCAAACAGTGCGCCGGTCTTTTTGTGGATAACGGTGAAGTAATTCTCTTCGCTTACCGCGGGATCACCGGCGTTGACCAACTGCTGTACTTCACCCTCTGCGATGGTGTTGGTGGTCTCTGAGAGTATTGCCATGATGCTCATGTCTTCCAGGGCAACCATCATCTGGAAGGCGCGGGAATAGAGGAAATCTCCCACGAGTACGCTGGGCGCATTGCCCCACTTGGCATTGGCGGTAAGGCGGCCGCGGCGCATGTCAGAGGTGTCTACAACATCGTCGTGCAGTAGGGTAGCAGTGTGAATAAACTCAATAATTGTGGCGAGATCGATATGGTTCTCACCCTGATAGCTGCAAGCTTTGGCACAAAGCAGTACCAGTAGTGGGCGCAGGCGCTTGCCTCCGGCTTCGACCAGGTAGTGACCTATATTTTCCACCAGGGGAACGTCCGAGTGCAGTTGATCGAGAATGCGCTGGTTAACCGCAGCAAAGTCTTCGGCGGCGA
It contains:
- the ispB gene encoding octaprenyl diphosphate synthase encodes the protein MLPFHRVAAEDFAAVNQRILDQLHSDVPLVENIGHYLVEAGGKRLRPLLVLLCAKACSYQGENHIDLATIIEFIHTATLLHDDVVDTSDMRRGRLTANAKWGNAPSVLVGDFLYSRAFQMMVALEDMSIMAILSETTNTIAEGEVQQLVNAGDPAVSEENYFTVIHKKTGALFEAACETAAVLANCSSKEQTALKLYGRHLGLAFQLVDDALDYRGNSEELGKNVGDDLAEGKPTLPLIYTMANGSKDQALLVRTAIEQRSAEKLSEIVEAIEACGALDYTMDRARAAVEDAKKQLAFMPESEQKTALQQLASFAIERNV